A single region of the Liolophura sinensis isolate JHLJ2023 chromosome 9, CUHK_Ljap_v2, whole genome shotgun sequence genome encodes:
- the LOC135475883 gene encoding ADP-ribosylation factor 1-like isoform X2, which produces MGNIWSRLFRHREVRIVLVGFNVESFAHRDLQITAWDIGSRDKMRALFRHYYKGADAVVVVIDSSDRERLDELNFDVIKPAIQSEELETATLLFLANKQDLSQAMSVEEITEKLNLKSIVHNWSVFPISALKGTGVSEALDWLACQLGSLQAKKAVVAPVRESPVLEAASSDETDRTPQRKDYCNRAYTAIKCLFKTSRTES; this is translated from the exons GGTTCAATGTGGAAAGTTTTGCCCACAGGGACCTACAGATAACAGCCTGGGACATTGGCAGCCGGGACAAAATG CGCGCTCTGTTCCGACATTACTACAAAGGGGCTGATGCTGTTGTCGTGGTGATTGACAGCAGTGACAGAGAAAGGCTGGATGAGCTCAACTTTGATGTGATCAAACCTGCCATCCAATCAGAAGAGCTGGAGACAGCCACGCTGCTTTTTCTGGCCAATAAACAGGATTTGTCCCAGGCTATGTCTGTTGAGGAAATCACAGAGAAACTAAACTTGAAATCCATCGTACACAACTGGA GTGTGTTCCCAATAAGTGCCCTGAAGGGTACAGGGGTCAGTGAAGCTTTGGATTGGTTGGCCTGCCAATTGGGGTCACTGCAAGCGAAGAAGGCAGTAGTGGCCCCTGTGAGGGAATCTCCTGTGTTGGAGGCAGCAAGCTCTGATGAAACAGACAGAACACCTCAGAGGAAGGACTACTGTAACCGGGCATACACTGCCATCAAATGTCTGTTTAAGACCTCACGAACTGAATCATAA
- the LOC135475883 gene encoding ADP-ribosylation factor 4-like isoform X1, with translation MGNIWSRLFRHREVRIVLVGLDDAGKTTLLYKLKLGDISHLGSHIIPTIGFNVESFAHRDLQITAWDIGSRDKMRALFRHYYKGADAVVVVIDSSDRERLDELNFDVIKPAIQSEELETATLLFLANKQDLSQAMSVEEITEKLNLKSIVHNWSVFPISALKGTGVSEALDWLACQLGSLQAKKAVVAPVRESPVLEAASSDETDRTPQRKDYCNRAYTAIKCLFKTSRTES, from the exons GTCTtgatgatgctggaaagacgacATTATTGTACAAGTTAAAACTAGGAGATATCAGTCACCTTGGCAGTCACATCATCCCAACTATTG GGTTCAATGTGGAAAGTTTTGCCCACAGGGACCTACAGATAACAGCCTGGGACATTGGCAGCCGGGACAAAATG CGCGCTCTGTTCCGACATTACTACAAAGGGGCTGATGCTGTTGTCGTGGTGATTGACAGCAGTGACAGAGAAAGGCTGGATGAGCTCAACTTTGATGTGATCAAACCTGCCATCCAATCAGAAGAGCTGGAGACAGCCACGCTGCTTTTTCTGGCCAATAAACAGGATTTGTCCCAGGCTATGTCTGTTGAGGAAATCACAGAGAAACTAAACTTGAAATCCATCGTACACAACTGGA GTGTGTTCCCAATAAGTGCCCTGAAGGGTACAGGGGTCAGTGAAGCTTTGGATTGGTTGGCCTGCCAATTGGGGTCACTGCAAGCGAAGAAGGCAGTAGTGGCCCCTGTGAGGGAATCTCCTGTGTTGGAGGCAGCAAGCTCTGATGAAACAGACAGAACACCTCAGAGGAAGGACTACTGTAACCGGGCATACACTGCCATCAAATGTCTGTTTAAGACCTCACGAACTGAATCATAA